From Plasmodium cynomolgi strain B DNA, chromosome 9, whole genome shotgun sequence:
CAGGGGGCCCTTCCAACGTGTATTATCCTCACCTGTTGTTTCTCCCCCCGAGTGGGTCACATTGACATAGCCCGTTCGTTCGTACCCATTATCGTCATTGTGCTCATCAGCTGAATGGCCTCCCTCTGTGAGATCACCACCTGCTTTGCTCCCAACAGGGAGTCCATCCTCCTTACACAGTAGTTTTGGACTccctccttctgcttctcccattCCGATGTGCACATCCTTACCTGGGATGTCATCCCCCTTGGAGTCATCACCCACCCTTCTGAACACCTCTCCAAatgttttcccctccccagcGCGCTCCCTACATTTGTCAAGGGAGGAATCTACATTGATATTACTGCACACTGTGTTCGATTCGAACCAAGCTTCGtcaatccattttttattttcactacTCATAGGATGATAGTTCGTCCCACTACTCTTAACTTTCtcatcattatatttttttccttctttttctctttgcacattcttcatttttcatcatgaaagAATCGTCTGTACGAACCATATTTGTCTCTCTCTCattcgcgaaaaaaaaaaNNNNNNNNNNAAGAACTCCACAAAGTaaattggggggggggagggggaaaaaaaaagaaaagtgtCAATAATGGAGAAGATTCCTACCTCTTTGCAGCTGTTCTATAGACCCTCTCTCgttcaccctttttttttttcttttttttgcatatccGAGACTTAACTTTGGAACCCACTTTATCGCAACAGCGAAACGGGGGGGGGCAAAAGGAGGGAGGGATTGCCCTACCTCATTGGGACCACATTGAGGCTCCGCAAAAAggtagacaaaaaaaaaaaaaaaaaaaaaccaggAGGAGGCAAGCGCGAACTGTGATGACCAACCGCACAATTGCTCAGCAGCAGTTTCTCCCACTGTTCCacccgaaaaaaaatacccacGCGTCCAAGCAAAACGGAGAAAAGCCACGGAGAGGGACGCTCCCAAATGAACTCCATtcttatggaaaaaaaaaaaaatatatcacccAGATGCCTGAcatcaattttgtgtaaaaaatgacatttcgCAGACCCCCTCTTTTTGCTGTCCATTATTTGCGTCGTGATCTCTTGCTGCGCGGACAGCAGCGCGTGCAAGGCAGCCCCATTTGTgggttcccattttttggctccccatttggggtcCATCCCACACGGAAAAATGATCCATACGGTGGTCTTCTTACCGTTTCATGTAGGCACACGCTGTCAGAACGCGCTGTCAGCACGCACGCAAAGGTGCTCTCTCCGTTGGCAAATGGGTAAACTGCTAAATCGCCAAAGTTCCTCCACTGTGGCTCTACAGATGATGTAAAGGAAGGTTACAAGAAGGGGAGCATCTCTGCTCAGATAAGGGACTCCTTTGGAATCCCCAACACAGAgaaaagcttttttttttttttggaggaaatTACTATTGGACCTTAAAGCAGAGAGGGtagggaaaagaacaaatgtgtgcattcGCATGAGGTGATATGGTTcctatttttcatttcgagAAAATTAACCCAGTAATTGATTATTGACTCATCACGGGTTATGGGGCGGGGGGAATAAATCCCCATGGGCACCCTTTCATCTGTAGTTCTCCTGCCATTTTGCGCTTTTACCAACAAAGGGAGAACATAGGGATGTTCTATGGGCATATGCAAAGAGGTTCATTCATGTGCAAGCACTTCTATTCATGTGAAAGCACTTCCATTCATGTGAAAGCACTTCCATTCATGTGAAAGCATTTCCATTCATGTGAAAGCATTTCCATTCATGTGAAAGAATTTCCACTCATGTGCGTCcatgtggggggggaaataagcgccaaataaaaggggaacaTCCAGCATCCTGATTGATGCGCGATTCTTATGATCCTCTAAAGCTACATCATCTTAACACAGGAAAAGGGAGAATAAAAAGTCCTCCAAAAAAGTTCACATCACGGTATAGTGGgtaagattaaaaaatatatttcgttGCGACGGGATTAGCGCGCCGCTTGGCTATCCTCCAAATGGGAGTGTGAACGACATGCATTTCGAGGTGCCGCTATCGTGCGCTGCAAATGTATACTGTCATGGGGTGACTAAACCACTGCCGATCCGACCGTTTCCTCGCGAAAAATAAGAAAGccaaacatattttattcaccGAAAGGATTGTTAACGTGTTATGCATGGAGGGACCAACGGGGGAAGGGGCAACcgcaaaaaattgtgaaaaccAAACCATGAGCAGTGCATACGTACTTGCAGAAAGAgtcggggaaaaaaaaaaaaaaaaaaaatttggctgATCTGCGCTCAGTGACAATCTTTTCAGCAATCCACAAATGTAACCACTCcgtatgttttaaaaaattccgcGCAGTTGGTGAAACGTTGCTAGcggtttgtttgtttgtttgtttgtttgtttgtttatttatttatttatctatcTATTTATctacttatttatttatttttattttttccatccccaTCGTACCATTTTGtactgctcatttttgtttttctgcCATAGGGAGCATCCCCCAGCGCGGCAGCCGTTTGGGAGTGAGCAACCGAGGGGTAAACAGCCCATCCGTGCATGGTTCGCTACTCCCCGCATACTCATCGTGTAGCCATCTCGCAGTCATCGCTATTCCCCGCATACTCGTCGCGTAGCCGTCGCGTAGCCGTCGCGTAGCCATCGCGTAGCCACCTCGTATCCCCCCTGTAACCGCCGCATCACCTGCGAATCCCCTCCGTGCGAGCGCCAAACCCTGAAGCTGCCAAAATGCATATCCACAAGCTGcgcaaaaaggcaaagaagaagaaggagggcAAGTACCTCACCAAGAGAAGCATATTGAAGAAGCTCTATCTGAAGGAAAGGGAATTCAGAAAGTTATGCATTTTCAAGGGAATCTACCCAAAAGATTTTAAAGAAATCCCATTAAAATTACGAAGCAAGTTCTACAAGCAAAAGGTATACTACTCCAAAAATGATTTCCAAAAGTTGGcccatgaaaaaattattcaagaTTTTCGAAAAATCACAATATGTTtgaaaaagtataaaaaatacaaagtgGCAttggaagatgaagaaaaatgtaaaaacttgataaaaaattttcccaaGTATACATTAGACCATATAATTAAGGAAAGGTTCCCAATATTTTCGTATGCAATAGAACAACTAGATGATGCTCTAAGTGCAGTGGTTGCTTATTCGTTACTCCCTTCCAACGAGAAAATCGGAATTTCGAACCGCTTCGTCACCAACTGTGAAGTGATAAAGAATCATTTCCATTACTACATTTACAAAACCAACAGAATCAAAAAGGGATTCATAAGTGTAAAGGGATATTACCTACAAGcagaaattttacaaaaaaaagttacgtGGCTTATCCCACATACATTTACTCCCTACTTAGACAAGACCATAGATTTCACCATTATCTCCACTTTTATCGAGTACTACATCTGTCTCCTAAAATTTGTCCTCTTCAAACTTTACAAGATGCACAATATGGTGTATCCTCCAGAACAGAGCGAATTgctgaaaaatgaaaaactcaGACACCTTTCATACGACAGGTGTTTGATTTCGCTCTGCAGGGAGAAGTTCGAGAGTCCGCATACCCAGGTAGGGGAATCCaacgaggggaagaaaaacgcGCACACATTGGATAGCGGCAATGCCGCAGATGGCCACGCTGTGGTGCAGAATCCACAGGAGGGTGCATCCCAAGTAGGGGAACAAAGCCATAGTGAGAACCACCACGAGGAAGGGAAAACCTGCAGTCTACCCCAAAAAGAGCACGAAgcagaagaaataaaacacAACATAGACGAACAAAATGACACCCTAAAGGATCTGTTCAAAAATCAAGTATATTATATCCACACAGACATGCCCCTCGACATACTCTCTCTCATTATCCTTTCTTGTGGAGGTTCCATAGGATGGAATTCCCCATACTCTCCATATCAACTGGGCGATCAGAAAATCACACACGAAATTTTAGAACCGTACGGTGAAGgtacacaaatgggaaaacaaaaaatggaaaaaatgtatgtacaaCCTCAATACATATTCGATTGcctgaacagaaaaaaaatactcccATGTAGTGACTACTCCGtggatgtaaaaaatttacctgtACATCTCTCTCCATTTATTGAGgatgataattttaaaaacttcgtgaaaaaggaggaatacGCAATTAATAAGCTCTTAAATGAAGAGGTACAGAAAAATGGCCAGAACAGTGACACAGAGGAGACaacaaaatatgaacatggtcaggcaaataaaaacgatGAATTGCTAAAATCAGATGATGAAGTAAGTAAGGAAAAACTGCAACTGTTTAGAAATGAATGCTTAAATAATCAGATGGAGTTGGAAGATGAAGACAATTATGTTCCATTGGGGGAGACCCCCTTGAAGGCTGAGCAAAAGACCAAGGAGATGCAGTCAGTCCAAACGAGGGAAAATATAGAGAGACATAAAATCACCCTCAGtaaaaagaagcgaaaatTGTACACAAGAATTGAAAGAGCGgagaggaaacaaaaaatggccaTCGACAAGTTTATTAATAAAGCCAGAGGGAAGAATCTTGATgggggcgcaaaaaaaaaaattcaagcgGGGCAGGAAGGAGGGAGCTACATAATGAGTGGACAGATTGGCCCGCGTAGCCACCACATAGTTGGTGAGTAGCAGCTCTGCTTCGATACACTCTGCAGTGGGGAGGCACCCCGAGGACATGCTTTCCGTTGGGGTTGAGCCTATTAGTGTTTGTGTTTGCGTCTGTGCTTGCGTCTGTGACTGCGTTGGTTTCCGTATGGGGGGATGGCGTGTGGAGAGCGATGCCGATTTATcggggaagaggaagaagcgccCACTTCCTTACACAAGACGtacgtatatgtatgcacctGCTTGTGCGTCCCCTTTTGTTTGGGCCAATCCAACGCACCCACTTGGGACGGCCCCTAACGAGCTTGCGGCCAAAGCTAATCCGTAGATCCAGTAGATAATTATAACATAAGAACTGCGTTTATCGGCGAGTGCACacgcatatatgcatgtacatacacagGTGTCTCTCCTCAGTGGCGCACCGTAACTGCGCTTTAAGGAACACACAATATGATCA
This genomic window contains:
- a CDS encoding pescadillo N-terminus domain containing protein (putative); translation: MHIHKLRKKAKKKKEGKYLTKRSILKKLYLKEREFRKLCIFKGIYPKDFKEIPLKLRSKFYKQKVYYSKNDFQKLAHEKIIQDFRKITICLKKYKKYKVALEDEEKCKNLIKNFPKYTLDHIIKERFPIFSYAIEQLDDALSAVVAYSLLPSNEKIGISNRFVTNCEVIKNHFHYYIYKTNRIKKGFISVKGYYLQAEILQKKVTWLIPHTFTPYLDKTIDFTIISTFIEYYICLLKFVLFKLYKMHNMVYPPEQSELLKNEKLRHLSYDRCLISLCREKFESPHTQVGESNEGKKNAHTLDSGNAADGHAVVQNPQEGASQVGEQSHSENHHEEGKTCSLPQKEHEAEEIKHNIDEQNDTLKDLFKNQVYYIHTDMPLDILSLIILSCGGSIGWNSPYSPYQLGDQKITHEILE